A window of the Actinobacillus genomosp. 1 genome harbors these coding sequences:
- the rplR gene encoding 50S ribosomal protein L18 — protein sequence MDKKVARIRRASRARHLMREQGATRLVVHRTPRHIYAQVIAPNGSEVLAAASTVEKVIKEQVKYTGNKDAAAVVGKLVAERALAKGIQAVAFDRSGFKYHGRVQVLADAAREAGLQF from the coding sequence ATGGATAAGAAAGTAGCTCGTATCCGTCGTGCAAGCCGTGCACGTCATTTAATGAGAGAGCAAGGTGCAACCCGTTTGGTTGTGCATCGCACGCCTCGCCATATTTATGCGCAGGTTATTGCACCTAATGGCTCAGAAGTACTAGCAGCAGCTTCAACTGTTGAGAAAGTAATTAAAGAGCAAGTTAAATATACTGGTAATAAAGACGCAGCTGCAGTAGTTGGTAAATTAGTTGCAGAACGCGCTTTAGCTAAAGGTATTCAAGCAGTTGCATTTGACCGTTCTGGTTTCAAATACCATGGTCGTGTGCAAGTATTGGCAGACGCTGCTCGTGAAGCTGGTCTACAGTTCTAA
- the rpsE gene encoding 30S ribosomal protein S5 — protein MSNIEKQAGELQEKLIAVNRVSKTVKGGRIMSFTALTVVGDGNGRVGFGYGKAREVPAAIQKAMEKARRNMINVALNEGTLQHPVKGSHTGSRVFMQPASEGTGIIAGGAMRAVLEVAGVHNVLSKAYGSTNPINVVRATIDALANMKSPEMVAAKRGKTVEEILG, from the coding sequence ATGTCAAACATCGAAAAACAAGCTGGTGAACTGCAGGAAAAGCTAATCGCGGTTAACCGTGTATCTAAAACCGTAAAAGGCGGTCGTATCATGAGCTTTACTGCTTTAACAGTAGTAGGCGACGGTAACGGTCGAGTTGGTTTTGGTTACGGTAAAGCACGTGAAGTTCCAGCAGCGATCCAAAAAGCGATGGAAAAAGCTCGTCGCAATATGATTAACGTAGCTTTAAACGAAGGTACATTACAACACCCTGTTAAAGGTTCACACACTGGTTCACGTGTATTCATGCAACCGGCTAGCGAAGGTACTGGTATCATCGCCGGTGGTGCAATGCGTGCTGTGTTAGAAGTAGCGGGTGTTCACAACGTTCTTTCTAAAGCATACGGTTCAACCAACCCAATCAACGTTGTTCGTGCAACAATTGATGCACTTGCAAATATGAAATCACCTGAAATGGTTGCTGCTAAACGTGGTAAAACCGTTGAAGAAATTTTGGGGTAA
- the rplF gene encoding 50S ribosomal protein L6, which translates to MSRVAKAPVNIPAGVEVKLNGQLLTVKGKNGELSREIHNAVEVNQDANALTFAPRAGVANADAQAGTARALVNAMVIGVTEGFTKKLQLVGVGYRAQMKGNVVALSLGYSHPVEHTLPAGVTGECPSQTEIILKSADKQLIGQVAADIRAYRRPEPYKGKGVRYSDEVVRTKEAKKKVK; encoded by the coding sequence ATGTCTCGTGTTGCAAAAGCACCTGTTAATATTCCTGCCGGTGTTGAAGTAAAACTCAACGGTCAGCTATTAACAGTTAAAGGAAAAAACGGCGAGTTATCTCGTGAAATTCATAATGCAGTTGAAGTAAATCAAGATGCTAACGCATTAACTTTCGCACCACGTGCTGGTGTTGCTAATGCAGATGCTCAAGCAGGTACTGCTCGTGCACTTGTTAATGCTATGGTTATCGGTGTTACTGAAGGCTTTACGAAGAAATTGCAATTAGTCGGTGTTGGTTACAGAGCTCAAATGAAAGGTAACGTAGTTGCTTTGAGCTTAGGTTATTCACACCCGGTTGAACATACGTTGCCAGCTGGCGTAACTGGTGAATGTCCGTCTCAAACAGAAATTATTCTTAAGAGTGCAGACAAACAGTTAATTGGCCAAGTAGCAGCTGATATTCGTGCATATCGCCGTCCAGAGCCTTATAAAGGCAAAGGTGTACGTTACTCTGATGAAGTAGTTCGTACAAAAGAAGCGAAGAAAAAAGTAAAGTAA